AGTTTTCAACTAGAGGTGAAGGATGACTCGGGCAATGTCTCGGCCCCGGCCAGAGTGATGCTGGTGGTCCTGGACACCCAGGCGCCCACGGCGGTGCTGACCGTCCACGACGAAGAGGGTCGGCCGCTGGAAAACAACGCCATCGGCTTCGGGCGGACATTCATGCTCAATGGCAAGAAGTCGGTGGACGTGGGGGGTGGCAGCATCGTCAGCTATACCTGGTCCCTGGTTGATTAAGGGATTTTATTCCGGATATGGCCGACTTCAGGCGCCAAAAGCAGTTCGAGACGCGCGAGCCGCAGCTCAAGGTGGAGGGCGGCCTGCCGGCGGGCACCTATGTCTTTCAGCTGGAAGTAGAGGATGACAGCGGCAATCGCAGTCGTGCCGCCCGGGTGCGGGTAAGGATTCTGGATCCGCGCAACCCGGTGACGCCCATTGATCCTGGTGACCTGCGCATCGAACGCCCGGTGATCGACCGCGATTCCATCGTCATCCGCCGGCCGGACGATTTATAGCAAGGAGAGAGAAAATGGCAAAAGGCGAAGATTCATTGCCCCTACCGGAAGGCCCGGACCGGGTTCACTACGCCACCGGCGTGTTGCTGGGGGCGGAGGACTTCCGGGCCGAGCAGGACTATCACCGCAGCCGCCTGGCGCGCGCGCTGGCCTATGCCATGGGCCACGGCACCTTGGCCGGGCTTGAGGTGGTGCACCAACCGGAAAAGCCGGCCGATCCCATTAATCCCGCCCGCTCGGAACGCCTGTTTCTGGAACCCGGCCTGGCCATCGACCGGCTCGGGCGCATGATCGAGGTGGTCAAGCCGCGTTGCCTGAAACTGGCCGAGTGGTACCAGGCCCAGTCGCCGCAACTGCTGCGTCAAGCTTGGCACGACAGCGGTAATCTCTGGCCCGGTTCGACCGCCGGCATCGCGGCCGACCTGTTCATTCGCTTCGTTGTGTGCGAGCGCGGCAAGACACCGGCCTTCGCCAGTGATGCCTTCGACAGTTTCGATAGCGTCACCGCCGCGCGCCTGCGTGACGGTTTTGAAGTAAACTTGATCCTGCGTCAGGAGACCGATCCGGCCCTGCCCCAAACTCAGTGGCCCGATTTCGGCGACGACGCCGCTACCCTGCGCGAGGCCATCTTCGAGGGTTGGCGCGCGGGCAGTGCCTACAGCAGCCTGCAAGGGTTGGATCCACTGCCCGAGCACGTACCGGGACAGGACACCAGTTCGTTGTTTCTGGCGCGTGTGCTGCTGCCGGCGGATCAGGCGCCGGCGGGACAGCGGCCTGAACGTCGTACCGCCGAGGATGTGGTGGTACGTAATGAGTGGCGGCCGTTCGTGGTGACCGCGAATGCCTTGGCGCGCTGGCTCGATATTCAAGTGACGGCAAGCGTTTGATTAGCCCGAATCATTCAGGGAGACCCGCAATGAACAAACTCACCACCGGCCCGGCACGCGAAAAGATCGACCTGGCCGAGTTGCAGAAATCGCAACGACAGGGCACCGTCATCACGGATGATCGGCGCCGCCGCCCCCTGTGGTTCGACGGCCGGTTTCTCGATGCCCAGGCCCTGAATGCGGAGCAGAACTATTTTCTGGCGCGCCAGAGCGATTACGGCCGTGCGGCCGGCTTCGGTGTCATCAGCGGCCTCGGGGTACGCGCCCACAGCGAAAAGGCGGGCACGGTGCTCATCGATGCCGGCCACGGTCTGACCCCATCGGGCAGTCAGGTGGTGTTGCCGCAACCGCTCACGGTCGACCTGGCCAGTGTAGCCGAGGGCCAGCGTCTGGATGCCAGCTTCGGCCTCGCCGCCATCCCCAAGGCCTCGCCCTTCAACCGCAGTGGGCTGTATATCGTCGCCCTGCGCACGGTGGAGTACACCGGCAATTCCACCGCCGCCTATCCCACCCATGTGGATGCGCCGCGCACGGTGCACGACGGCTCGGTGATCGAGGCCACGGCGGTGAGCTTGATTCCGTATCCCGATCCGGGCGCAGCCACCGAGCTGCAGCAGCGCCGCAGTCATGTGGCGCGCGAGATCTTTTTCGAGGAGAGCCTGAAAGGTCAGCCCGAGGACGTGCTGCCCCTGGCCATGCTGGCGCTGGACCACGGCATCATCCGCTGGCTGGACATGTTCATGGTGCGGCGTGAGATCGCACAGCGCGAGCGCAATGTCTGGGGCCTGGGTATCTCGCCACGGCCGCTGCGAGCTTCTCATCTGCGCCAGTACAGCATCCAGCTCAACGCGTTGCAGGCACAACTGGGCAGCGCGGCACGCCTCGTCGCCAGCGAACACTTCAGTGTGCTGCCGCCGGCCGGGCCCATGCCCGCCAGCGGTGTCAACGGTGCGGATTTCAGCCACAGCTTCTTCCCCGCCGAGATGGATGTGGAACTCTCCATCGTGCCGGACGATGAATTGCCGGCGCTGCTGGAGGATTCCATGCTGTTGCCGCCGCTGGATCTGGAACTGAGCGGCGAGGCCCAGGAGTCCACCTCGGTGCTGGTGGTGATGCCGGTGCCGCGGCATCGGTTCCGCGCTCTGAGTCAAAACCTCCCTACCCTGAGCCGCGAACTGCCGGCGGCTCAGCCCGGCATGATCGCGCGGCGCAAACCGATCACGGCCCTGAATCAGTTGCTGTCGCGGCGCATGCCGGCGATGCCGGAGCCGGCTCAGCAGAGCGCCGATAGCTTGTGGCGCAGCGAGTTGAGCCAGCAGGACCAGCTCTGGTATCTGCGCCGCCGTAACCTGCATTACAAGGCCGAGGTCACCTCCTGGTCGGTGGAGATCCGTAGCGCCGAACGGGAGTCTGACGAGCGGGTCACCGAGCGCATCAACAGTCTGAATCTCAAGACCCGTTACCATGCCCTGCTGTCGCGCAGCACCACCACGGCGGTGGCGGAGCTGACCTCGTTTCTGGGCTCACCGATGATGCTGGGCGGCTCCGATGCCACGGTACGGGCGGCAGTGAACGAACTGGAAAAGGCGGAAGCGGTGGACAGCCGCGAGGTGATGAAGGTAGCCGAACGTTTCAGCGAACCGGGTTTCGGGGAAGGTCTGGCGCGACTCGAAGGCGTCAGTGAAAGCTTCAGCGGCAACACCCGGGTGATGGAGAACCTGGCCAAGTCGGGCAAGCTGCCCGAACTGGACCGGCTCAGCCGCAGCCTGCCGGAGGCCGAGTTCAAGGCTCTGGCCGAGGAGCTGGCCGCGGCCGGCGGCGGCGCTGACGTCGCGGCGGTTGAAAAGGTCACCAGAATAGTAGAGGAGAAGGCCGGAGCCGCCGGGCTGCGCCGCGGGCCGGTGGTCAGCCAGCCGATCTCTACGCAGCCGCGTATCGGCGGCAACATCAGCGGCGGTATAACCAGGAGGTGAGGGACATATGAAGGTCTTTCCCATCGATGATCCGGTCCGCGGCGAACAGCTGCTGGCGGTCGAGCCCGCCATCGAGCGCTACCCCGATGCCGACTGGCGCCAGCGGCTGGAATACTTCACCGGCCGCGCCCTGACCCACACCGCCCTGCGCCTGGAGCAGCAAAGCCGCGCCGGGCATCTGGCCACGCTGGGTCAGGCGGTTTCTCCCGGCGTGGTGACGGGACTGGAAGCCGATGCGGCTCAGGGCGGTGACGGCGTGGTGATCGAGATCGCCGCCGGCATGGGCATCGCCGCCAGCGGCGAGATGGTCCATATCAATCGCAATCGGCAGCTGATGCTGGAGGATATCCGCGTCTATGCCCCGGCCTCCCTACTGGCAGGCGAGGGTGACGAGGGCGCCTATCGGCTGGGGGATACCCTGGGCGAATTGCGCGCCGCGGGCGTGGCCCTGCCGCAGGCCATGGTGCTGCTGTTGCAGCCGGTGGCGGTGGAGCACTTCGGTCAGCCGGATTCGAGTGATCCTTGCGACTACGATCCCACCGACGAGGCTTTCGAGAACTGGCAGTGGCTGGATGGTTGTCGCCTGGTGTTGTATACGTGGGATGTGCGACTCGGGCCCTTGCCGGTAGTCGGATACTGGCGCCGCAATCGCATCGCCTATGCCATATTCGAGTATGAGCGGACCTTAAGCGAGGGCGAATACCTGCCCTGGCTTTCCGTCGGCGTGCCCATCGCTCTGATCGGTCTGGATAATGCCCTGGCGTTTGAATTTATGGATCGCAATGCCGTGGTTCGTCGCGGCGGCGAGGCCAGGGGCGACGACCTGCCCATCACGCCGGGGGGCAATCGCTTTTTGTGGCAGGCGCGCTTCGAGCAGTTCAACGAGCAACTGGTGGGCTGGCTGATGAATACCCCCGGCCTGGCGCCTGCGGATATAGAGGCCGGCGCCGAGTTTCGTTATCTGCCGCCGGCGGGGGTGCTGCCCAAGGAGGCGGTCGCCTCGCGCCAACAGTTGCAGCACTTCTTTCCGCCCGCCTATGCCGTGCGCGCCCTGGCCATCCCCTATGAGCAACTGGACCTGGCCATGGAGGAGAGCGCCAGTCTGCTGCCCTATGATCTCAACACCCCCGATCATGTCGAGGTGCTGGTGCCCGTTCCGCAGCGGCACTACGATCCCAAGTTGCTGGTGGTGGAGGTGATCGATCCCATCTTCGAACAGACTATTGCCCGTTACACCACCCTGCGGAATCATTGGCTGGGACGACGCCTGGTGGTGCGCAACAAGGCCTCGACCCTGTTTCAGGCCATCAAGGGCAGGCCCTTGCTTTATCCCACCGACGACCCCATGGCCATCGATTCCCTGGAGCAGGCCGCCGAATTCGAACAACAACTCGTCAAAAGCGGCGACAGTTGTCGCTATTTCAAGGGTCAGACCGCGCCCCCCAGCAACTGGTTCCAGAATGGCTTCGACGATGCCGATTGGGCCCCGGGGATAACCCGCATCGGTTATGGCACCCCCGGTCTGGGTACTGCCCTGGCAGACATGCCGGGCACTTACGTGACCGTGTTTTTCCGTCACCAATTTAGGTTGGACTCCATCGAAGAGGCGCATCGTTACACCCTCAGCGTCACCACCAGCGGCGGATTCTACGCCTGGCTGAACGGCCGCGCCCTCAGTTCGGCCAATGTGACGCGGCCTTTGCATAACGCCCCGGCGACACAATCCCAAGAGCTGCAAGAGCGCCTCTATGAATTGGGTGAGTTGAAGGGACGTCTGCTCACCGGTGAAAACGTGCTCGCCATCCAGGCCCACAACAGCAGCCTGCAGGAAGAAGCGTTCAGCATCGGTGTCGAGCTGCTGGACACCGAGGACCGTTTCGGCACGCGGGAGGTGATTCCCGGCAAGCTCCAACCGCCCTTCGGTCACGAGCAATACCAGGTCGAGACGCTGGCGGAACTGCGTGGTTACCTCGATACCACCACGCCTCTTTCCGATGGGGAGGTGGCTCAGCTGGACGAGATCGGCCTCGAGGCCTACATCGACCTTCTGCAGCAGAAGATCAATAAGGCCGACGATCGCGTCGAGTTCGGTTTCCTGCGCCTGCGTGCCGACATGTATCGTGTGCGCCAGTCCATGCTGGGCAATGAGGTGGGGACCAAGCTGGCCACTTCGCCGGCGCTGGCCGAGATCGCCAAGGGTGAGTCGGCGGTGGCGACGAAGATTGAGCTGTCGCAATTTTATCAGCGTATCAAACAGGCGCCCGGAACCGATGGCGGCGATGGCGGTGGCGGTGGGACCGATGTCCCGGTCACGCCCGTGCCCACCGGCGGCGGGGAGGCCACGAGCGCCGGCGTGCGTCATATTGACGTGGCCAGCGGGAATGCCCTCGTTTCCGGAGAGTTGAGTGGCGCCGATGGCTTTGGCGGCGCGTCAATGGAGAACGCCGTGCTGCGAGACATGGCACTGCGCAACCGCAACATCGGCATCGCCGGTGTGGAAGGCGTGGAACTGAAGGCGGCCAACCTGTTCCGGGCCGAGAGCAGCAGCGCTGCACTGTTTAATGTTGCCACCGCCCGCGAGGTGGGCGAACAGAACCCCATCGTCGGCATGGTGCAGAACTTCAACCACGCCACCGTGGGCGAGCGGTTGGAGGAATCCAACGCCAATGTATCCTACATGGCCGGGGTGGCGGTTAAAGGGGAGTTGCTGGGTGAACTGCTGGACACCGACATCAATATCGACGATCTGAGCGTGCCCGGGGTGACGTCTGATGGCGAGCCGGTCTCCTTCGCCGCCATGCGTGCCGACAACTCCATCCTGGACGGGGTTATAAGGGGCAACTATGACCCGGTAGGCCGTGACGACGAGGCGGGTTATTTCGATGCCGGCATCAAGGCGCTGGAAAACGTGGTCGGGGTGTTGCGCCTGATCGAAGGGCGGGTTCAGGCTTATCGCCGCGCCATCGCTCGCTGCAAGGATACTTTGGCCGAGATCCGGGGCGAATTGAACAAGGCCGACCGACGTCTCAAGACCATCGCTGACGAACTGGCCGAGGCGCGTCACGATGTCTCGGTGGCGCGTGCCTTGAAGTTCGAGGAGCAGGCGCGAATCGACGCGCTGAACGCGAAGCGCGACAAGCTGCTGGCCACCCAGGTGCCGTTCCTGCTGTTCCGCCGGCCACGCACGCTTGATGCGCGCCTGGATGCACCCCTGCACTACCTCAATCCGGACCTTTCCCATCAGCCCCTGCCCCTATGCGATCTGTCGGAAGTGGAGACGCCCGGGGCGGTGGCCGCGATGCTGGAGGTGGTGCGTGACGCGCCCATGAAATGGTTTGTGGCGGTCAACTGGATCCTGCCGCAACTGAGCCACCTGGCCGACCTCCATGTGACCCTGGCCAATGCGAAGCAGCGTGCCACATCCAGTATCAGCATCCATCCGTTCATGAAAACGAATTTCCAGGTGCCGGACAGGCTGCTCCAGGGCCTGGGCGCCGCGTTGACCCAGTCGCAGCAACGGGTCCGGATAGAACGCAAGAAGACGGCGCAGCTGGATCTGGCCGCCTTCCAGCGTTTCGGCTGGCAGGAATCCATCAAGCGCGTGCCCGAGGTGGTATCGCTGGGCGATCTCATCGACGGTAGTCACGGTCGTATGGGGGCGAGCCAGCGTGCCGCTCAGGAGATGGAGACGATCTCGAAGGTGGTCACCTGTCTGTATGTCAGGTTCTCGGAAATACCGGCCGGGATCCGCCTCGACTGGGCCGAACGCCTGAGCCAGTTCGACCGCCCGGTGAGTCTGCGCAATCTCTACAGCCTGCCGCGCTTCTTCGAGCTGGATTTCAGCGACCGCCACGACATGCAACGCCTGGTGGATTGGCTCTATGGCCGCGTGTTCAGCAGATACAGCGAGGCCCAGCACATGATCAGTGACCTGATCCGCATCGCCCTGCTGTCCGCCAGTCATGCCCCGGTGAACCAGCTGATCGCCGGTTATATCCCGGCGCCCATCGTGGTGCGGCCGGGGAGCTTGGTCACGGTGGTCGCCGACCTGACGCGGGTCAGGGTGGGTATGGCGGTCTCCATGGTGTCCGGCGGCGCCACCCTGGTGCGCGGCAGGGTGGCGGACATCGCCGGGGGGCAGGTGAGCGCGGAGGTGCATACGGTGCTGGGGGAGAGCGCGCAATTCGAGTCCGGGGCGCGGGTGCAGATAGGCGAGCGTCTTGGCATGACGTTTTAGCGCCGTGTTCTGAGATGCCGGCAAGCCCATTTGCTTTTTAATAGATCGGGGTAGGAGGGCGTCATGCGCCAGCCGGAACGCCGGGTCCGCAAGCTCACCCTCAGGGGTGGGGGGCATGTCCAACTGCTGCAGGCGCGCTATGTCGTGGAAGAGGCGCTGCGCACCGCCAGCCTGCCCGGCGTGCCGCTCCACGCGGACGTGTTGGTGCGGCATCTGGACCTGGGAACCCTGCACCCGAATCTGCCGTTTACTGTGTTGGCTCATAAAATCACCGCCTTGTTGCGTCACCTGGCCGCCGCTGCGGTCTGTGTGGACGAACAGTCCAGTCCTGACGCCGAGGTGGTCTGGTTCAGCGATCCCGTGCAAGTCTATGTGACCCTGTTGACGCGCTTGCTGGATGGAAAGGCCGTCAACGAATGGTATTGGCGCAGTTTGTTTCCCGGTCAGGACCTTTCCTTGCAGCCGGCGACGATCGAATGGCTGTTACTGGCGTCGCGTCAGACAGCGTTACAGGAATTGGCGCCCGCACATGTCCTCCAAGCCGTTGTGGAGGCGCGATCCTGGCCACGCCTGCTCGCCTTCATCACTCCCACGTTGGCGCGACGCATGTTACATGGGGCAGGCCTGTCGCCGGTGGCGGCGGTTAAGCATAACGGGGCGCGTGCCTATGGCCCGAAAGCCATCCAGCCAGCCCCGTTGAATGCAGACTGGCGCGAGGCCCTGAGGCTGGCGGTCGAGACATGGGGTGACGCGGATGTGCGCAGCCAGTGGCTGGCCTGGCACGCATTGGTGTTGCATCGGCCGGCGTGGCTGGAATGCCGGGATTGTCTGCAGCGGCTGGATTTAGTCCGCTGGATGGCGGACGCATCTGATGGTCGGCGCCCGGTTCAGGGAGATGATCCCGCGCCTCATTCCGCTTTAGGAAAAGCCCAGAATACAACGGCGGCTGCGGATTATCAGCGCAGCAATATCCTTCGCTCAGCGCCGCCGGATCCCGGTGCTTCGGCGGCGGCCGTGCAGGATCCGCCGTCCTCACCCGCCACCGGGCACAGGCAATACCCGGCGGGCGTCGACGCTGGGCGGGATTTAAGGCCCGATCCCGCAAGGCATCCGCAAGGCCGCGGCAAGGGAGCTGCCGCGCTCACCCGTTTCACTTCCCAGGCCGGATTCGCCTTCGTCGTCCCGCTGCTGCAACGCCTCGCCCTGGCCGAGCTGCTGCAGCAAGATCAGAGACTGATACAGCTCGATTTTGCACGCCAGCTGCTATGGTCCATGGCCAGACGTTTTGGAATCCAGAAGCACGATCCGATTTGGTCCCTGTTCGAGGACTTCGAGCCTCAATCCGATGTCGCGTTAGCGGACATTCCTATCCCGCGTCTGTGGTTACGCCTTAGCGGTAAGCACGTATCGAGCACATCACTCCATGCGCTGATCAATACCATACAGCTGACCGCAGAGGCCTATCTGCGGCGTTACTGCCAGCTGTCATTAGGCAGCCTGCTCAACCGCCCCGGCCGGGTATCGATTACCGCCACCCACTGGGACGTGCACTTCGACATTAATCAGACCGAACTGCGGCTGCGCCGTGTGGCGCTGGATACAGATCCGGGCTGGACACCGTGGCTGGGCCGGGTGCTGCAGTTTCACTACGACCATGAAGGATAGAGCCATGTATAGCCGGACCCCACAAGGGAGTGGGAGCGAGTCCCTGCACCGGAGCCAACCCACAAATCTGTTGCTGCGCCATGTGGCGCTGGCCTGTGTAGGCCGCCTGCTGTTCGCCGAACCCGAGGTGGAGCCCCTGGGGGCGGAGCAGGTCTATCTCTACAAGCATTACGATCCCTTGCGCGACGTCACCGACGTGAGACAAGTGTTGACGGAGTTACTGGCCCATCCGGCCCCGGCGGACCGACACATCGTGCGACTGGCGCGGCACTTGAATCTCACCTCGGTCGAAGTCATCGCCCTGGTGCTGGCGCTGATGGTTGAAGAGGAGCCCATGGTGGGCCGGGTGTTGGCCCATATCCAGGCGCCGGTGGGCGGCTCGCGGCCGGCCCTGGGTATGTTGGAGGCGGCCCTCGCGCCCCTGGCGAGGGACGCCTGGATTAGCGGAACCATGCTGGCGGGAGCCGCCATCACCTGCGGCGCCTTGCAACTGCTCAATCAACAGGCGCCCTTGCCGGAACAGACCGTGAAGATCCCCATGGGGTTGGCCTTGCTGTTGCGGGGCAAGTCCTTGGTGTGGCCAGGCTGCGGCGACATCTGCGATGAAGAACAGATGCATCTACCCTTATCCACGGTGAAGACCGCGGCGCGTCAGGCCGCGGCCCTGACCCGCGATGAGGACAGTATCCTGGTGATCCGCTCCGCGTCCAAACTAGAGGCGCGCGCGGTGGCGGTCGAGGTGGCGGGGCAAATGCAGCGCGACGCCTTGTTCATCCGGACGGCGAATGAGGCCCTGGAGGGTCTGGGTGTGGCCTGTCTCATGGATGAACGCCTGCCGGTATTCGAATACGTGCTGGGCGCGGAGGGCCAGGCCCGGGTGCCTGAGCTGGCCGGCTATCACGGGCCCCGATTGGTATTGACCGGGCCCGACGGCCAGGTGAACAGCGCTCGCGGTTCGATCCAGCAATGGAATCTGGTTCCTCCGCCGCAGCATGAACGACAACAGTTGTGGCTGGCCTATCTGGATCAGGATGCACTGGCGCAGCGACTGGCCAGGGAACATATACACTCCAGCGGTCGCATTGCCGAGCTGGCCCGCCTGGCGCAGCGGCAGGCGCGCCTGCAACGGCGCGAACGTCCAGATATCAACGACATCCGGCGCGCCGCCTGGGATGCCGAGGCCGGCACCCTGGGTAGTCTGGCCCAGGCAATCAACGCCGACATCCCGGATGTGGCGCTGGTGTTGTCGAAATCAGTGCGCCAGGAACTTCAGCAGCTGCTGGCCCGCTGCCGCGCCCGCGAACACCTGGATGCGTCCCTGGGTGTGACCATCAAGGTGCGTTACCAGGCTGGTGTGCGCTGCCTGATGACCGGACCCTCGGGCACCGGCAAGACCCTGGCGGTGAGCTGGCTGGCCACTCAGCTGGGCCTGCCCCTGTATCGCGTCGATTTGGCCGGGGTAGTGAGCAAGTATATCGGCGAAACGGAAAAGAACCTGGCCGCGCTGTTGGCGCGCGCGGAGCACAGCGAGATCGTGCTGCTCTTCGACGAGGCCGATTCACTGTTCGGCAAGCGCACCGACATCAAGGACTCCAACGACCGCTTCGCGAATTCCCAGACCAATTACCTGCTGCAGCGCATCGAGTTCTATCGCGGCATCGTGCTGCTGACCAGCAACAGCCGCGACCGTTTCGACGCCGCCTTCACGCGCCGGCTGGACAAGATCATCGAGTTTCCCCTACCCAATCCGCAGGAGCGTCGCGCCCTGTGGCAGAGTCATCTGGGCCAGGCCCCGCAGCTGAGCGTCAAACAAATCAATCAGCTGGCCGTGGCCAGTGACCTGGCCGGTGGTCATATCCGCAATGCCGTATTGAGCGCGGCGGTGTCGGCCGATGCCGCTGGACGCGCCATCGCGTTTGAGGACGTGGTGCTGGGCCTGGCCGGTGAGTATCGCAAGCTGGGGCGGCAGTTTCCGGCGGAGTTGCGGCGTTATGAAAAGAGATGAGGAGGTGAACTGATGAGAGTGTTGAGACACCGATTGCAAATGGATGGGAACGCCGTCCCCTTCGCCCAGTCGCCCAACGTAGGGGGGGTATTGGAGCCCAAATACCTGGTGATCCATTTTACCGCGGGCAGCAGCGCCCAGGGGTCTATCAACTGGCTGAGGAACCGGGCCGCCCGGGCATCGGCGCACCTGGTGATCGCGAGAAACGGGGAGGTGACCCAGCTGGTGCCCTTCAATCGGGTCGCGTGGCACGCCGGCGCCAGTGAGTGGGAAGGCCTGCGCGGCATGAATCGGCATTCCATTGGCATCGAACTCGACAACGGCGGCCGTCTCGAGCGCAAGGGAAATCGTTGGTGTTCCTGGTTCAGCGCAGTCTATCCCGAGGAAGAGGTCATGCTGGCAAGCCATCGCCACGAG
Above is a window of Gammaproteobacteria bacterium DNA encoding:
- a CDS encoding ATP-binding protein; amino-acid sequence: MYSRTPQGSGSESLHRSQPTNLLLRHVALACVGRLLFAEPEVEPLGAEQVYLYKHYDPLRDVTDVRQVLTELLAHPAPADRHIVRLARHLNLTSVEVIALVLALMVEEEPMVGRVLAHIQAPVGGSRPALGMLEAALAPLARDAWISGTMLAGAAITCGALQLLNQQAPLPEQTVKIPMGLALLLRGKSLVWPGCGDICDEEQMHLPLSTVKTAARQAAALTRDEDSILVIRSASKLEARAVAVEVAGQMQRDALFIRTANEALEGLGVACLMDERLPVFEYVLGAEGQARVPELAGYHGPRLVLTGPDGQVNSARGSIQQWNLVPPPQHERQQLWLAYLDQDALAQRLAREHIHSSGRIAELARLAQRQARLQRRERPDINDIRRAAWDAEAGTLGSLAQAINADIPDVALVLSKSVRQELQQLLARCRAREHLDASLGVTIKVRYQAGVRCLMTGPSGTGKTLAVSWLATQLGLPLYRVDLAGVVSKYIGETEKNLAALLARAEHSEIVLLFDEADSLFGKRTDIKDSNDRFANSQTNYLLQRIEFYRGIVLLTSNSRDRFDAAFTRRLDKIIEFPLPNPQERRALWQSHLGQAPQLSVKQINQLAVASDLAGGHIRNAVLSAAVSADAAGRAIAFEDVVLGLAGEYRKLGRQFPAELRRYEKR